AACACTACGACATCATCTTTGATGGCGACCTTTGCGAAGACAGCAATTTCCCGGACGGTTTCAGGTCATTGGGTTTTGAACTTGGAGAAAACTCGAAGGCAGGCTCGCCCAGTTTTGCCCACCCGGAGTCGGCCCAGCCAAACCTGCGCATCGGATCCGATTCTGCCGGTTTCAAAACCGCAATCGCGATGCTCATCGAACTGCCGGACGGCAGCGGAATTTCTGTCCCGGCGGGCAGAAATATAGGCGCTCATCAGGAAGACGGGGTTTACGATCCCATCGACCGCGCGTTTGCCTTTTTGCCGGAGGCGACCGGCGATGCTAGCCAGAATAAACAGGACGATGATGAAGACGGCGACAAGCCCGGTCTTCTGCTCTTCTAGTTGCCGGACGGTCCTTCGCAACTGAAGACACACTCCCCGGCGATCCAGACATTTTCGACCGTCAGGGCATCGGACAAATGCACCAGGTTTGCGGTCGCGCCTTTTCCCAGGTGCCCGTGTCGATCATCCGCGCCAAGTGCGCGCGCCGGATAGAGTGATGCCATTTTCAGCGCCTCATCGACCCGCAGCCCGACCTTCTGGACCAGAAACCGTACCGATGCGATCATGTCGATATCCGCTCCGGCGAGGGTTCCGTCGTCCAGCGTCAAGCGCCCGTCTACCCGATGCACGGTGCGCCCGTTCAGTGTGAAGGATTGCTGATCGGTGCCGATGCAGGACATGGCGTCGGTGACAACAAACAGCCTGCCCGGTTCTGCCTTGCCTCTGATGGCAATGCCAAGGCTTTCCGGCGCAACATGGATACCGTCGGCAATCAGCCCCGCATGGACGGATGGTTCCGACAGAGCCGCACCCACCATGCCCGGCTCGCGATGACTGAGGGGGCTCATGGCATTGAACAGATGCGTAAACATCGAAGCCCCGACCATGACCATCTCACGCGCGGTCTGGCAATCGGCATTGCTGTGCCCGAGACTGATCTTGATGTTGGCCTCACTCAAGGTGCGGATCTGATCTGTGGTGACGGCTTCCGGAGCAACGGTAACGAGCAGGTGCGGAATTTTTCTTTGCGCATCCAGCAGCCTTGCCACATCGTCCCGTCCGGCGGGGCGGACGAGGTCCGCATCGTGTGCGCCCCGCCGCTCGACCGACAGATGCGGTCCCTCCAGGTGAAGGCCGAGAAAACCGGCGATCTCATCCTTCGCTGCACCGGCAGCGGCGGCGATTGCCTTTTCCGTCATCTCCGGCGTGTCGGTGATAAGCGTCGGCAGCAATGCGGTCGTTCCGAACCGCGCATGCGCCGTGCAAATGGTTCGAATGGTCTCGATGCTCGGATCGTCGTTCAGCAGGACACCGCCGCCGCCATTGACCTGCAGGTCGACAAACCCCGGCGCCAGGAAGCCGCTCTCAAGCCGCGACAAAGCCACATCCGCCGGGATTTGCGATACGGGGACAATATCCGTGACAGTTCCCGACTGATACAGAACTGCCGCCTGTGAATGCCAGGTCGAACCGTCAAAGATCACCGGCGCTTCGATCGCTGTGTGTTGCGTCATGTGGTCTCGGTCACCTTGCTGAGTTTGTCCGGGCTGTCGGGATCCAGCCCGATTGTCCGCGCCAGTCTCTCGACAAATCCGTAAAACGGAACAATCAGAGCCAACGCGTCCGTCAACGGATGACCCGTTGCTATAAAGGGAAGTCGCCGGGCCGTCATCGTCTTTTCGGAAGTGATGTAGACCTTGGCTCCGTCGCCGGCCAGCTTGTCAGCCGTCGAAACTATAGATGCTTCCGCCGCATCCCGGGCCGTCAAAACCAAAACCGGAAAACCACCCCCAACCAGAGAGACCGGGCCGTGCAATACTTCCGCTGCGCTATAGGCTTCGGCGTGCAGATTGCAGGTCTCCTTGCATTTGAGCGCCGCCTCATGGGCAACCGCCAGCGCCGGCCCGCGACCGAGTATATAAAGCGACTGGCCGGTTTGCGGATCGGAAAAAATGGATGGCCAGTTCGTGCGCACCGCCTTGCTCAACTGCTCGGGCAACTGCCTGAGCGCCCGCTCCAGCGCTTCATCCCGAGACCAGGCCGATACGACGAGCAAGCCGGCAAGGATCGAATTTACAACACTCTTTGTCGCCGCCACTGCGAATTCTGTGCCGGCCCGGATATCAATGCGGATATCGCTGCCGACGGCGAGTGGTGAACCGGCATTGTTCGTCAGCGACATGGTCAGAGCGCCCCCCTGCCCGGCAGCGTTTTGCAGCGCCACGATATCCGGGCTTTGGCCGGACTGTGACACTGACAGACAAAGTGCATTGTCAAGTTTAAGCCGAGTGCCATAGATCGAAGCGATGGAAGGACCGACCGAGGCGACGGCCAGCCCCAGTTGCAGTTCGATGGCGTATTTCAAGAACGCCGCCGCGTGGTCGGAAGACCCGCGGGCCACAGAGACCACGAAGCCAGGCTTGCGTTCCCGCAACGAGCGGCCGATTTCGCCCAGATCAGGCGACAGTCCGTCCAGCAGCCTTTGTGCCGCATCCGGTATCTCGTCGATCTCCGCTCGCATTTTTGTCATTTGGTTTCTCCGGCGCGACAGGGCGCACGCAACGGCATCTCAGCCCTTCCCGATTGTCAGTTCGGCGACAAAATCATAGGCATCGCCGCGATAAAGCGACCGGGTGAACTCCACCACCCTTCCCGACTCAAGATAGGATATGCGCTCAATCCGCAAACCCGCATCACCGGCTTCAACGCCAAGAAGTTCGGCATCTTCGGCGCGCAAATTGGTGGCGGATATGCGCTGGAGGGCGCGAACCGGCCGGTGCCCGTGTGCCTCCAACACTGCGTAGAGAGATACGTCAACGAGATCGGGATCGGGCAGCAACTGCGCAGATATCGAGGCCCGCTCGATTGCCAATGGCATTGCATCAGCGATGCGCAGGCGCTCAATGCGAGAGACTTCATCTCCCGGAGCAAGACCGAGTGAGACCATCTCCTCCGGCGAAGGCGCAAACCTGCCGCGCGTCAACCAGCGCGACTGTGCGTGCCATCCGCGCCGGGTCATATCCTCGGTGAAAGAGGTCAGCCGCGACAATGGCTGCTCGACCCGCGCCACCGGTTTGGACACGAAAGTTCCCGACCCATGGCGCTGGACGAGAATGCCGTCTTTCACAAGATCCTGTACGGCCTTGCGCACCGTGACCCGTGATACGTCGGCAAGTTCGGCGATATCGCGCTCCGACGGCAGCGCGTCGCCATCGGTCAGCAGACCTTCATCAATTGCCTTTTCAACCCGGTTCCGCAGCTTCAGATAAAGCGGACCGCTGCCCATCGCCAAGGCATTCTCACCGGCAAAGATCGTATGGAAACGCTCAGACACGGACATCTCCAGTCATAAGAAACCGTTGGCGCGCGAGTTGGGCGGCCCCGTCCAGCGCATCACCCTGTGCCGGGACGATCCGCGCCCTGTGCTTGTCGGCAAGCCATGGTTCGTACGGGCCGGCCAATCCTCCAAGCAGGCAGAGACGCTGAAGCTCTGTCCCCACCATCGCATCGATAAACGCATCGATCTGACCGGCAGCCTCAACGATGATTGCGGTGGCAACGGGATCGTTGCGCTGCGCATATTCAAAGACCATCGGTGCATATCGGGCAAATGCGCCCGGCGGTGCGCCATGGGCATAAGCAACCACCTTTTGCGGCTCCCCGCCAAACTCCGAGAAAAGGCGCCCGGTCACGTCCGACGCTGGTCCGACGCCGTCATGGGCCAATAGCGTCCGCCGCATCAGCTCTTGCCCCAAGGCCGCGCCGCTGCCCTGATCGCCGACGACAAAGCCCCAACCGCCGATCGTGCGAACCGATGACCCCTGCTTGGCTGCGAACACCGCGCCCGTTCCGATGATCGCAACGACCCCGTCCGCCTCTCCCAGTGCACCGTGCACCGCAATTAATGCGTCGCTTTCGATCTCACAGCGGCGAAACGGAAGCCGGCCGCGCAGCGCCTCGACGCTGGCGTCCATATTGGCGCCAGCAAGCCCGAGCAGAACATCCATGGAGGAAAGCTCACCGCGAAGCCCGGCGTCATCACACGCCCGCTGCGCGGCCTCGATAATATGACGGACCCCGCCATTCATATCAGTCAGGATATTCGCGGCGCCGCTCTTGCCCGTTCCGCTGACCACTCCGTCACGCCCGGTCAGAGCAGCTCGGCAACTGGTTCCACCACCGTCAATTCCTATGACATGCGCCGTCATTATTCTCTCCCTCACCATATAATACCAATAAAATACCATTAACCAAGAGGGTCTGAGAGATATTTTCTTTTGATTTTATCTAGTTGTTTTTACTTATTATATTTTCGCATTCGGAAAACATGGTTAATTTTTCTCCCGCCTTGCTGGACAATTGGTATTTTTTTGGCATTATTGATTGCGCGGAGGAAGCGATGCGCGGAACAACAACGGAAAGCCTGCATCAAAGCGCGCCAGGGCTCGATCTGAAAACGCCGGAAGCGGTGCTTTCGGACCTGCTTGAAGGCCAGAGCGAAGCCGCGGCAAGCGTGGCTCACGCATCCGATGCGATCATTGAAGCCTCCGCCGCCGTGGCGCACTGTCTCCGCTCCGGCGGCAGTCTTTTTTACGCCGCCGCCGGAAGCTCAGGACTGATGGCCCTTTCGGACGCCCTCGAGCTTCCCGGGACATTCGGCATTGAGCGCGACCGCATCAAAATACTCTTCGCTGGCGGATCGCCCTGGATCGACACGTTCCGAGGGGGCCCCGAAGACGATTCAGACCTTGGTTTCAGCGACGCGACATCAGCAGGCATTGGCAAAGGCGACCTGATGATCGCCGTTTCGGCCAGTGGCTCCACACCCTATGCGGTCGCCGCCCTCGCCCGGGCGGCCGAGGTTGGCGCGACCACCGTGGCGATTGCCAACAATCCCGATACGCCATTGCTCAAAGCCGCCGATATCGGGATATTTCTGCCCACCTCGCCTGAGTTGATTGCCGGCTCGACACGTATGGGCGCCGGAACCGCTCAGAAAATCGCTCTCAATATGATTTCCACGCTCATGGCCATTGACCTTGGCCATGTGGTCGATGGGCATATGGTCAATCTGACGGTAGACAACACCAAGCTGCGCACCCGGGCCATCCATATGATTTGCCGCCTCGCGAAGTGCGACGAGACAAGGGCCGCGAATTGCCTCGACGAGGTGAACGGCAAGGTTAAACCAGCCATTTTGCGTGCCGCCGGAGCCGGCGGCATTGATGAGGCGCAGGCTTTGCTTGACGCCCATGACGGAAATGTACGGTCGGCTTTGACCGCACTTGATCAGGGCTCTGCCCCTGAAGAGCAACGCGCCTCATCGGCGTAACAACTGGGAGAAAACCATGAAGAGCACATCCATCAAGGGCCTGCTTCTGGCATCCACGCTTTTGTGCAGCGTGGGCTTTGCCTATGCGCAGGACGCCGAACTGACAATCGAGAGCTGGCGCAATGATGACCTGGAAATCTGGCAGACCAAGCTGATACCGGCGTTCGAAGCCAAGCATCCCGGCATCAAGGTGAAGTTCACCCCTTCCGCACCGGCCGAATATAATGCCGTCCTCAATTCCAAACTTGAGGCCGGATCGGCCGGAGACCTTATTACCTGCCGGCCGTTTGACGCGTCACTGGCGCTTTATGAAGACGGTCACCTTGCTGCAGTCACCGATCTTGAGGGCATGAAAAACTTTTCCAGCGTGGCGAAATCCGGTTGGTCGACCGACGATGGCTCGGTGCAGTTCTGCGTTCCCATGGCGTCGGTGATCCACGGTTTCATCTACAACAAGGACGCCTTTGAGGAACTCGGCCTTGCTGTGCCGCAAACCGAAGAGGAACTCTTTGCCGCCCTCGACAAGATCAAGGAAGACGGCAACTACGTTCCGATGGCCATGGGCACAAACGATCAGTGGGAAGCCGCAACGATGGGCTACCAGAATATCGGACCCAATTACTGGAAAGGCGAAGAAGGCCGCCTTGCCCTCATCAACGGCGACCAGAAGCTGACGGACGAACAATGGGTGCAGCCCTATGAGACGCTGGTGCGCTGGAAGGATTATCTCGGCGACGGCTTTGAAGCCCAGACCTATCCCGACAGCCAGAATATGTTCACGCTCGGCCGTGCGGCCGTCTATCCGGCGGGCTCCTGGGAAATCTCGGGCTTCAACAACCTTGCCGACTTCGAGATGGGCGCATTTCCGCCGCCGGTCCGCAATGCGGGCGACGAGTGCTACATCTCCGACCATACGGATATCGCTATCGGCATGAACCCGAAAACAGCCAATCCCGAGGCCGCCAAGGCATTCCTGAACTGGGTCGGCTCAGATGAGTTTGCATCGCTTTATGCCAATGCGTTGCCGGGCTTCTTCTCGCTGTCCGATCACACTGTGAAAATGGACGATCCGCTGGCACAGGAATTCGTTTCCTGGCGCGGAAAATGTAACTCCACCATCCGTTCGACCTATCAGATTCTGTCGCGCGGAACGCCGAACCTTGAAAACGAGACCTGGAATGCGTCCGCAAACGTCATCCGCGGCACCGAGGCGCCCGCAGACGCGGCCAAACGCCTTCAGGACGGTCTTGCAAGCTGGTACGAAAACCAGAAGTAACCATGCGAACGGGCCGGTTTCGAACCGGCCCGTTTCATCATGGCTCCGGGGACAACCATGAGCGCATCTGAAAAGACAAAAAGGCCGGTTCGCTGGCATATCGCCGTCTTCCTTGCGCCGGCGGTCCTCGTCTACACGGCCATTATGATCCTGCCTCTGTTCGGCACGCTTCAGCTCTCCCTTTTCCGGGAGGTTGATCAGCAGCAGGTCTTTGTCGGCTTTGACAACTTCCGCATCCTGTTCGGCGATCCGCGCTGGTCCGATTCCTTCTGGAACGCCCTTTTCAACAACACCTGGTTCTTCATCATTCACATGCTGGTCCAGAACCCGCTGGGTATCCTCTTTGCAGCCCTGCTCTCCAGTCCGAAACTACGGTTTTCGGTCTTTTACCGTACAGCCATATTCGTGCCGACAATCCTCTCCTTCGTTATTGTCGGCTTCGCATGGAAACTGATCCTGAGCCCGCTTTGGGGCATCGCCCCGGATATGCTGAGCGCCGTCGGCCTGAAAAGCCTTTTTGCGCCTTGGCTGGGCAAGACGGAATATGCACTCACCACGCTCAGCCTTATCTCGGTGTGGCAGTTCATCGGCATTCCAATGATGCTGATCTACGCAGCGCTCCTGTCCATTCCGGACGAGGTTCTGGAGGCAGCCGAGTGTGACGGCATTACCGGCATGAGCCAGTTCTGGAAGATAAAACTGCCGCTGATACTGCCATCCATCGGCATCATCTCGATCCTGACTTTTGTCGGCAATTTCAATGCGTTCGATCTGATTTATACGACACAGGGTGCGCTGGCAGGCCCTAACTACGCGACCGATATCCTCGGCACGTTCCTCTACCGCACCTTCTTTGGCTTCCAGTTGCAGGTGGGCGATCCCAATATGGGTTCGACGATCGCCTCGGTCATGTTCCTGATCATTCTTGCCGGCGTGTCGATCTATCTTTTCGGCATCCAGACGCGGCTTCGCCGCTACCAGTTCTAGGGCCGGACCGTCATGGCAAAAGCAACCCATTCAGTGTCCCGATCCCTTGCGGCCCATGCCATTCTGGCGGCCTATACGGTGATTGCCCTTTTCCCGGTGGTGGTCATCATCATCAACTCGTTCAAGTCCAGAAAGGCGATCTTCCGCTCGCCCCTCTCGTTGCCGGACGAGGAAACCTTCAGCCTTATCGGCTATGAGACTGTCCTCGCGCAGGGTGATTTCTTTCTCTATTTTCAGAACAGCCTGATCGTCACGGTCGCATCGCTGTTTTTTGTGCTGCTGTTCGGCGCAATGGCCGCCTTTGCGCTGTCG
This portion of the Hoeflea prorocentri genome encodes:
- the nagA gene encoding N-acetylglucosamine-6-phosphate deacetylase, with amino-acid sequence MTQHTAIEAPVIFDGSTWHSQAAVLYQSGTVTDIVPVSQIPADVALSRLESGFLAPGFVDLQVNGGGGVLLNDDPSIETIRTICTAHARFGTTALLPTLITDTPEMTEKAIAAAAGAAKDEIAGFLGLHLEGPHLSVERRGAHDADLVRPAGRDDVARLLDAQRKIPHLLVTVAPEAVTTDQIRTLSEANIKISLGHSNADCQTAREMVMVGASMFTHLFNAMSPLSHREPGMVGAALSEPSVHAGLIADGIHVAPESLGIAIRGKAEPGRLFVVTDAMSCIGTDQQSFTLNGRTVHRVDGRLTLDDGTLAGADIDMIASVRFLVQKVGLRVDEALKMASLYPARALGADDRHGHLGKGATANLVHLSDALTVENVWIAGECVFSCEGPSGN
- a CDS encoding SIS domain-containing protein, giving the protein MTKMRAEIDEIPDAAQRLLDGLSPDLGEIGRSLRERKPGFVVSVARGSSDHAAAFLKYAIELQLGLAVASVGPSIASIYGTRLKLDNALCLSVSQSGQSPDIVALQNAAGQGGALTMSLTNNAGSPLAVGSDIRIDIRAGTEFAVAATKSVVNSILAGLLVVSAWSRDEALERALRQLPEQLSKAVRTNWPSIFSDPQTGQSLYILGRGPALAVAHEAALKCKETCNLHAEAYSAAEVLHGPVSLVGGGFPVLVLTARDAAEASIVSTADKLAGDGAKVYITSEKTMTARRLPFIATGHPLTDALALIVPFYGFVERLARTIGLDPDSPDKLSKVTETT
- a CDS encoding GntR family transcriptional regulator; this translates as MGSGPLYLKLRNRVEKAIDEGLLTDGDALPSERDIAELADVSRVTVRKAVQDLVKDGILVQRHGSGTFVSKPVARVEQPLSRLTSFTEDMTRRGWHAQSRWLTRGRFAPSPEEMVSLGLAPGDEVSRIERLRIADAMPLAIERASISAQLLPDPDLVDVSLYAVLEAHGHRPVRALQRISATNLRAEDAELLGVEAGDAGLRIERISYLESGRVVEFTRSLYRGDAYDFVAELTIGKG
- a CDS encoding BadF/BadG/BcrA/BcrD ATPase family protein codes for the protein MTAHVIGIDGGGTSCRAALTGRDGVVSGTGKSGAANILTDMNGGVRHIIEAAQRACDDAGLRGELSSMDVLLGLAGANMDASVEALRGRLPFRRCEIESDALIAVHGALGEADGVVAIIGTGAVFAAKQGSSVRTIGGWGFVVGDQGSGAALGQELMRRTLLAHDGVGPASDVTGRLFSEFGGEPQKVVAYAHGAPPGAFARYAPMVFEYAQRNDPVATAIIVEAAGQIDAFIDAMVGTELQRLCLLGGLAGPYEPWLADKHRARIVPAQGDALDGAAQLARQRFLMTGDVRV
- a CDS encoding N-acetylmuramic acid 6-phosphate etherase is translated as MRGTTTESLHQSAPGLDLKTPEAVLSDLLEGQSEAAASVAHASDAIIEASAAVAHCLRSGGSLFYAAAGSSGLMALSDALELPGTFGIERDRIKILFAGGSPWIDTFRGGPEDDSDLGFSDATSAGIGKGDLMIAVSASGSTPYAVAALARAAEVGATTVAIANNPDTPLLKAADIGIFLPTSPELIAGSTRMGAGTAQKIALNMISTLMAIDLGHVVDGHMVNLTVDNTKLRTRAIHMICRLAKCDETRAANCLDEVNGKVKPAILRAAGAGGIDEAQALLDAHDGNVRSALTALDQGSAPEEQRASSA
- a CDS encoding ABC transporter substrate-binding protein yields the protein MKSTSIKGLLLASTLLCSVGFAYAQDAELTIESWRNDDLEIWQTKLIPAFEAKHPGIKVKFTPSAPAEYNAVLNSKLEAGSAGDLITCRPFDASLALYEDGHLAAVTDLEGMKNFSSVAKSGWSTDDGSVQFCVPMASVIHGFIYNKDAFEELGLAVPQTEEELFAALDKIKEDGNYVPMAMGTNDQWEAATMGYQNIGPNYWKGEEGRLALINGDQKLTDEQWVQPYETLVRWKDYLGDGFEAQTYPDSQNMFTLGRAAVYPAGSWEISGFNNLADFEMGAFPPPVRNAGDECYISDHTDIAIGMNPKTANPEAAKAFLNWVGSDEFASLYANALPGFFSLSDHTVKMDDPLAQEFVSWRGKCNSTIRSTYQILSRGTPNLENETWNASANVIRGTEAPADAAKRLQDGLASWYENQK
- a CDS encoding carbohydrate ABC transporter permease, with protein sequence MSASEKTKRPVRWHIAVFLAPAVLVYTAIMILPLFGTLQLSLFREVDQQQVFVGFDNFRILFGDPRWSDSFWNALFNNTWFFIIHMLVQNPLGILFAALLSSPKLRFSVFYRTAIFVPTILSFVIVGFAWKLILSPLWGIAPDMLSAVGLKSLFAPWLGKTEYALTTLSLISVWQFIGIPMMLIYAALLSIPDEVLEAAECDGITGMSQFWKIKLPLILPSIGIISILTFVGNFNAFDLIYTTQGALAGPNYATDILGTFLYRTFFGFQLQVGDPNMGSTIASVMFLIILAGVSIYLFGIQTRLRRYQF